In a single window of the Gammaproteobacteria bacterium genome:
- the ftsB gene encoding cell division protein FtsB, whose translation MRALAILLGLIFLILQGQLWLGQGSLPDLWKLQQRVAEQQQRNQQLRERNAALAAEVEDLKTALQAVEERARSEIGMIREGETFYQVADPALQESEEDTDE comes from the coding sequence ATGCGTGCCCTGGCCATACTTCTCGGCTTGATCTTCCTGATCCTGCAGGGGCAGTTGTGGCTGGGGCAGGGCAGCCTGCCTGACCTGTGGAAATTGCAGCAGCGTGTCGCCGAGCAGCAGCAGCGCAACCAGCAGTTGCGCGAACGCAATGCGGCGCTGGCGGCGGAAGTGGAAGACCTGAAGACTGCCTTGCAGGCCGTCGAGGAGCGGGCGCGTTCCGAGATCGGCATGATTCGCGAGGGCGAGACCTTCTACCAGGTGGCGGATCCGGCGCTGCAGGAAAGCGAAGAAGATACCGATGAGTGA